Sequence from the Phragmites australis chromosome 11, lpPhrAust1.1, whole genome shotgun sequence genome:
TCTGAAATTGTGAGAAAAATCATGACACTTAAAGGGACTCGACACCATCTGAATTTGCCCTTGAATACAGATATATGAGTGATGCTATGaagtctctcttttctttcctggATATCTATTTGTTCATTATCTTCAATTCTTTTACCAATAGGAGATCAAGAGAAAATGACCGCATCCAATTTATCTGTGCACTGAGAGAAACATAAATCGTACCATAAGGCAGCTGATTGTCACAGCACCGGCAATTGCTCTGAACTCACGGTGAACGAACATCTCAAGGGAACTTCTTGCCTgcaaaacaatattttttaaagaaatgtaTTAGTTACTAGTGTTGATAAATTACCATGAAGCATCTTTGCAAGAATGCCGAAATATCCATATATGCATCTTAGAAAATTGCATTCCTGCAGTATCTTGATATCATGTTGGTGTCGAGTGGTTGGATCCGCAATTAATATAAACTAGATTCTTAACAACTTCTAAGCAAGCAGACAAACTGCAAGAGCAGCAAGTAAATGCCACTAAAATTTGCAAACTGTAGAGTCTGTGGAATCACATTTCTGTGAAAAACTTCACCTTAAATTTGTTGGACAAAGATTTGACCAATATTTCTGGAATGAAAAATAAGCAAGTTAACCATGCCCATGAAACAAGTCTCCTGTTTAGGAAAGCAATCAAATGGAACAATGTAAGTAATCACAACGGATATGTTGACAAACTATGCAAGTCGATTTTAGGTTTTGCAGAAGCTACCATTCCAGATCATGCCAGACAGCTACAAATGTGAATATCACCCAGATACTAAGTAGCTTTCTTTGAGAACCACCAAGAGGAATGTACAAGTACCTGCAACAAGTGAGACACCTTTAGACTGATCAAAGAAAGAAACACTTAATTAAGGACTATCAATGGCAATATATTTTCGCCCTGTATATTGGCTACATATGTACCTTGATATAGGCATGTACATACTCTATGTACAAGTTCAATTCATTGGGATCAATAATATCATGTAACTAGGCCTAAAATTATATATCGAATTGTATATACTTTTTATAAATAGTATAGATTTATTGCAACCTTCCAGATGTATAAATCAAAGAGTGGTGAAGCGAAAAGTGGTGGACTATATATCATGTGAAAGGGGGAAAACAGATAGCAAGACACAACAGAATCATGCCTCAAGCCATATGTGTGGTAGCACACAAGAGTTCATTAAGGTATCTAAACAGCCTACTGTAACACAGACCTGACCAACCATCTGTTAAAAGAAGCATGCCAGCTTTTCCAGAAACTCTCCAGGTCGTGGCAATTATTTATACACCTAGGCATGTTTTCAGGTGTCTCAACTCCTCCTACCTGCAATGAAATGCTCAACATTAAAACATATAGAGAATAACATGAATAGATGTTGATATCAGAACGAAGTTGTGTTCGCACCAAATTCATCTCATATCTATATAAACAGTTGTTCAAGGGAAAGTAAAACATACAAGACTGAAAATGGAGCATGCTGAATGCCTGAATACAGAATTTTAAGGTTGACTTACCAGTGAAAAAAACCTGAAGTAGCGCCAAATAAGAAAGAATTTCAACCACATAAAATTTAACACCTGTATCGAAAAATGTGAGAAGTCAATGGCACTGATTATTAACCAAAAGAACTAAGCAAATAAAGCAGATCCAATATATTTGCTAAGAACAGAGACATCAgcttacttaaaaaaaaaaagaacagaaacatCAGGCAAGTTAACTTATTAAAGTAGAAGACGAAACCTACCCAGACAACCATAAAACAAAAATACAGGCGACAACTAACATGCAGGCgacaaattaatataattaaagagaAATAACAAGGACTTATGGAAATATCAACTGATGCATAATGACTGAAAAGGAAGCACGGATAAAATTCCATAAGTGACGACTCATAATAAAGCCCCGGAGCACATTTACTGGACCAATCTAATATGTATAATACAACGTGGTCCTTTTATGAGAAGGTATGCTATAATCTAATATGTATAATACAATGTGGTCCTTTTATGAGAAGGTATGCTATAATCTTACCCCATAACTGATGATGAAGATCTCAAACGGCGATAACTGCTGCCATAATCGGCTGTCATcagaatatttaattaaaattttggaATACAGAAGTAACCATtataaagggaaaaaaataatataatataaagaGGACAAGTACCTAACTACAAAGGCATTGTAGTGGAAAAAGTGTGTCATGGATTCCATAAGAAGGAAACTCAAGATCCACCTCAGGCCATACCAAGATATTTGTGCAAATGAATAATTTTTCTGAGCTACTTCTAACTGCAAGATCGCTACAACAAGAACAGGTTAGTATCTGTAACTCATTGGCACAGTAACAGCTGCCATCATCCTATTGCCTACCAATTCCTTTATAGAATTTTCAAAGCTATCAAGGGTGTGCACAACAGCACAAGAACACATAAAACTGACATGGTGCAATACACCATGTTATATCACTACCCTTAAGTTACGATACTATACATTACTTACATTTCATATGAAAGCATTGTTTTGACTAAATAACCTAAGAATCATGTTGAGTGTGTTTTATTTTCATTTCAGAAAGCATAACTCATATGTGAAAATCATTCAAGAAAGCACTACTTCTGCTGCTTTCAGCTTGAAACTTAACAACTCATctgcaataaaaaaaaaatactaaggcAAAAGACCAACCTGAGCTGCAAATGCATTGtatccaacaataggtccagcAATATAGAGTGGAGCATATGTCAAGTAGCATAAATATGTTAGGAATGTGTATCTGTCAACACTGAGCCCCTTCTCCTGCCAGGAACAGTGCAACATTTATAACAAGATACAAAGATCGAAAATAGTACACCTTATAAAGGAATAGCTAAAGATAGAATAGCTGCAAAGTCTCAAATTCAACAGTCATATACAATAGTGAAAAAGATTACTAATGACAAGACCTATTTTACAGACAACATAGAAGATATCATCGTGTAAATCCCAAAAGGGATAAATCGGTGTGCCCAGAAGGAGATGTCTAGTAATTATCGACATCTCTAAATTTGCAGTAAACTGAACCATCTTTCATGTGTCCAAAACTAACAGTGGGTCTATCGTGTACCATGGTACCCCATTAGAGCAATAGCATCACTGTAAACTAAAACAAGTTAATTGGTACAGGGAATACCTGCAAAGCAATGTAGCATATCTTGCCAGAATTGCAAACCTGACATCGCTGCATATGTTTCTGTACCGATAGTATTCATGTTAGTACACTCCAGTATAAGACAGTGCTCCATGCATATGAAAGCTGGTATGTCAACGGTTGTAACTATATCAAAATATGGTCAAAAACAAAATGTAGAGCAATAGATATCCAAGAGAACTGTGTTCAACACTTATTTACAAAAGATCAATTCTGTATATTGTTTTGAAAGACGACATATATATGGACGTGATCAGATGGTCACATACACTCTGATCCAGTAAGTATGTCAACTAGACAGACCAGATATGTCAAACATGAATGATCTGATACTGCATTCATAAggtacaaagaaaaaaaaagtaagtcGTCAACATCAAGGAACATAATACCTTGTGATCAAAATGAGAAGAGTGAATCGCCCAGCAGTAATCACATCCAAAGCTAATCATTCGTAATACCACTGCCACACAAAATCAAAAGGagaataaaaacaaagagttcgACAATATTACATCAAGTAAACTAGTGCAAACTAGATGAGACATAAACACACACGCGGAGTATAGAAAAAGCATAATACCAATGATGAATTAACTATATCGAAGAAAAACTCAAGTCAAAAATGGATCAAGCCTACTGCAACTTGGAACAATACATTATGTCTTAACTTTGGACATGTTGCAAGATAGTTGTCTATATGAGGGAATCCAGTTATATGGCACCTGATCTTACAAAATCAATCAGAATGAAAGTGGGCATTGACAAGGCAAATAAGAGTATCACGCGTGGTTCAGTAACTTCAGTTTGTTACTTCATTGATTTTATTGCAACCATGGGGTTATGATATTTTGGGAACATGTTCTTATCAACTAGGATAAGCATTTTTCCCAGTTGATTGTGGAACATGTATGAGAACATGCCTTCAAAAATATCTGAAGGCACTGGTTTTCAATTTCCCCCCTGGTTTCAAATCAACATAAAAATGCTATAAGTCCTTTCATCACCTCCAACGAATATGAGAGAAACAAGCTTCTACAAACAACAACTCAATGTGTAAACATTGGTGCCATCAAACCAAGACAATGTAAGGAGAAACATACCAAAATTGAAGCATATGTGCCATCGAAATGTACCCCGATAGTTGTCTAGAAATGCCAGCTTTTGCCTATTTGGGTATGAAAGTTAAATCtcataaaaaacaaaaggaaaagacATCTTTAAAACAGAAATCTTAAAATGCAGAACAGCAGCATAAAAAGTCTCACCCGAAATATGAGAATGAATAGCCTTCATAGACTCGGTTAAGAATAAGAACAGATAAGTTGAAGCTCCAAATGAGGCCAGTACAGTACTTATATCGAGCAAATAGCTACAAAAGAGAAAACTGTGTTCAACAATAAAATTGGAGCCACACCATTAATCAAAATTACAACAGAGAAAAGACGAAACTGGTTTAGACTCTACCACCCTTATGATTGCTTTCAACTAATGGTGTCACTTATTGGTTAATGATAATGACATAACAACCCTAGCGTCATTGAGCACTGGTATAATGACTCAAAAATTCACTGATTTAAAAGAACTTAAACATTACAGTATGTCCTCTTTCTTTGAAATATTTACTTTCATTGTCTTCACATGCTCGATATTATGCGTACAAATACAATCACTGGAACAGTCCTCCTGAAATTGAGATCATATTTGGACCCCATAGCTTTCCAAAAGAGATCCAGCACTGATGCTGGTTTTATTAACAAGACCAAAGCTAGTCTGCATTTCAAAAATTTCATCCACTGAACTGAGAAGCGGATCAGGTTCCTCCGTGTAAGCGTTCTTTTAAcactatttctatttttttacacAAATATGAGAACAAAGATTAACACAATTTGAAGTCCAAACAGCAGTGAGGCAACATGCATGCACTGACCTTCACTATGGAGTAATTAATCCATGAAATTAGAAGAATGAAGGCAACACTGCCACGGAGATAAACAGGTTAGAACATTTACATAATAGAGAAAAAGGCAAAACAGAATGATCTGGTCGGTTGCATACCAAGCACCGTGGAGATAACATAAATAGCTCAAGGAGAGTATCAGCCACAACAAAGCTGTCCCTCGCCCCTTCAAGCCATAGCAGTATCGCAATGTGTTAACTAGAATCAGAAATGCTCCCATTACAACGGTCAGAATGGGCAAGTTTCCGCGGAAGTTTCTCCATTGAGGATCAGACACGTCCTGCAACGGAGGACAAAGAAATCAAGCGGGCAGCTCCTCGATCTTGAGGCGAAACATAACGCTGACTAAAACAAGAAGAATTTTACTCACATTCAGATGACCCGCAAGTGATCCCGCACGTAAGCCGTAGAGCCTCCCAGCGTAATCTGCAACCACGAAGCAGCTGTGAGGCTAGCGGTGCGCGCTGAGAAGGCGATAGGAGAGGTGACGGGAGGGGAGAAGGTTGGGTACCGTGTGAGAGGCGAAGCGACCTCCGGATCACGACGAGGTAGAAGACCAGCGCGTAGAGAAGGAGAACGGCGAGCTCCACGCGCTTCCAGGGCACGCCGCCCATCTCCGCCAGCAACCTCCAACTCGTCAGCCCAAGCGTGGGGAATGGGAGTGGGCGACGGGAGAGATCAGGAGAAGGCCTCCCGgctagaggagaggagaatcagaGAGCAGAGGTGGCGGGGGACCGAGATCCAATAATCCTAGGTCAAACGGCGGCGGAGGacgccggcggccgcggcgaaGCGTGGGGGGCGAGGGAGGAGTGGTCCTGGCCGTTGGATCTGCACCGTCACAGAGATACCTCACATCAGCGTTCGAAGTGAAAGCGTACTCTCAAAATCCGCTTCCCGAGCAGTAATACGGCCACCCTGTGGCCTTTTCCCTACCTGGGCAGCCCAGTGGGCCCACCGAATCATCACACTTATGGTGCGATAGCTTGGAGGGCGATGTTGAATGTATCAGGgctatctatatttatttaatatctaattttttatttatttgtaatGAATGAGATAAGttagttttttgtttggttgaaggAATTATAGTAGATAGGATGAGCtagttttctgttttttttttattaaagtgGATATAATGATCACTTCATATTTAGATGCATTTCATaaatatttggatgaatttgtgtatgtttgaatttattttaattttaatttaattaaaaagagaatatcacgtgaaatgataaaaatacatataaatgaagtattataaggaaacttatttttttaataaataaccTATggttgaaaaattattttataaattaataaatcaaaataaaaataatattaatgattttttttcatatttttagaatttatttgagatattaaaaattgatataagttataaaagtatgtttctttggagaattttaattaagtATAGACTCAGGTTTTTTaatcaaactaaataaaataGGTTGCTAATAAGCTTTAATttactcatgaaaatatttaaaaaaaatagactacTCTTACACTCACAAATAAAATTGAGATTTAGATGAAAAACAATTACGAATGCTACAGAACAACCGGCAGAAGGCAACCTGATGGCTCCGTGCGTATGTTTTTGCCCGGATGGCTCCGTCCAACATCCGAGGAAATAATTTCCAACCAAACGCTACGAAAAATAAATGACCATCTTCCATTTGAGTCCATCCAACCAATCAAAAATTCACGGGACGAGCTGTGGATAGGATCATTCCATCTCAGTTTTTTATGGTTGGTGGATGGATTAGGCGGACTGCACCCGTCGAATATTCGTCAAGATGCTGGACAAGCCGATCCAGAAAAAGACCTGACGAAGTCATCCACGTCCGTAACTGTGCCCCGCGCTCGTGCAGGGTAGGTTTGTTTAGTCTTTgtttctggttttttttttaaacactgtatttttggtttttttaaaagttatttttgattttagttgttagattttataataattttttggatTCTCAACGCactatttctcaaaaaaaactACTCTTAGCTATCTTCTCAGCTTCCAATTTATTTACTCAGAAGCTAATTTTCAGCAAACTCTTTTTTTTCGATTTCTGGTTTCTAAGCTTCTGATAAAAACAAAAGCCAAAAGCAGCCTAAAACAAACAGACTCAAAGAAAACTAGCTAGAAGCCATTCTGACTTATACATGTgtacttatattttttatttaactctcgattttatttttAAGTATAAAAGtggtctaaattttttaaatatttttataagtaaattATAGCTCAGTAGCAtctcattttaattggttttaTCCAAAAAtactaagccaatatttaactaaaattcACCAAATAAacatacttttataaattctagtaacttttaatattttaaataaatttttaaaatataaaaaaattcactaatattcttcttatatgatgtactaatttataaaaatattttcagtcctaagttatttgttgaaaaaataagtttcttTTAATGAttcattatataaaaaaattaggtcATACTatccaataaaaaaaatatagattacGCTATCTTATGCAACCTCAcactccaaccaaacacattctTAAAGATCTTGTTTGGCAAGTCGTGGATCAACATGAATTTAGAACCGATTCACGCCACTAGTGGAACCAGATATATATGTGGATCAAATTACTATATGAGTTAAAAGTGTATTTGGTTATAGATATGGAAATGGTACTCACCGATCCTCTAAAAGGATGATGATGAATAtttttagattaattaatttgcaccgGCCGTGGATTGGAGAGACCCACGCCAATTAAGGGAAAATAAAAACCCCCGTTGAGGCCGAGAACGTCACTCTAGCGTGCGCTCCAAACCCTAGTTGTGCGTCACCGACTGCTTGCCTCCCTGATCTGGCGGCCTCCGCTCGACTCCGGCGGCCTGTGGTGCATGCTCGCCTCTAGCGACTCCTGCTCGCCGTCTTGCGCCGCTCGCCTCCTTGATCTAGATCTTCGGCGGTTGCTGCTCGACAACTCGCTCCCCTCACTGCCGCCTGCTTAATTTGCCTCCCGACCCAAGGGCACGCCACGCCCGGCTATCGTTTGTGCTCCTCCTACCCAACATGATATTGTTTAGCAAAGTCCGGAGAAAGCATTCGATCCATTGTCTAGTCATACCAAGGTGGTCACAAAACTGACTGTGCATGATTACAGCTGATTCTATTCATGGCTGCTTAAGAAAGTGAGAGGAATTTTCGAGCCTTTTTCTAATAAAAAGACACACACATATGATGTCCTCTGCTTGTTCATTGGACATTTGGCAGAGATGCATCACCAGTTTGTGTTCTTCACACCTTGTAAATAATCAATCAATTGTTGTTCCTGTTTATATACTTCTAGGATTAAAAGGTGAAATCCTGGTGGATCCATAGTGTACAGTTGTCACTAGCTAGAACTCATCTACTGCTGCcttctttttctaatttattgGTTTGGCGACAAGTTCTTGATATAACTGGAAATTACAAACTGTTAGAACTATTTATTCTctgtagcatatttttgttgCCTTGGTTTGGCTTAGGGTTGCTCTTCTGGTAAAACAGCGCAGCAGTGGCGCCTTCTCTCCCTCGGCTCCTCCCTTCAATTCATCCAAGATCTTAAACAATTCTGAGCTGACCGTGGGAAAGCAAGGTGAAAATCAGTTGGtgatcttttattttcttcttaacATGAAAATATTGTGTGCATATCTGTGTGAGcttaattatagaaaaattttaCAGTGGTCTCGGAGGAActtgagccatctattttttaGATCAGATGGTCTAGATTGGTTAGAATACTATATATTATTTAGAGGTAGTATGAGTAGTATATGAGAGGAGTATATATGTAGTATaagggtattttggggaaaaaagaaatagcatgGTAGTTATATCGTGCAAATTCATAGATTTAATGTTTAGACTGGCCTGAATGTTGATTGTTTGGTTGAACGATTATTTGGGAATTAGGTATAAAAAAACAATTGCAGTGCCCTTCAATGATATGGTGGGTAAATATTAATACTATTGTTGCAATTACAGAAATGTCCAATCACGTGGACGgtcagattaaatttatactacctctTGCTTATAGGTAgtatggaccaccgtaaaaagctctaattatattctTCCTTGGATTGTGGTGACCTATGTTAGCATATGGAAATCAGAGGCTTTTGGTTGTTTGTTATTATCTCTGCACCTATGCACTGTGGAGCTTTTAAATTAGAAGGTCTTTCAGCATAAATCCCTCCCATACGACAAGGTCGCCAATTTAACGGTCGAGGACATTTCTCAAAGGACCATAGCCCTCTGTATTGCTGCCAATTAACCCTTGCTCTCCTGCTCTTTCTTTGCCTTTATGTCGTTGCAAGGCGTGAGTAATTCCGCTTGTGCTGCCGTCCCGTATGGCGGTGGTTGttttttcatacaaactctTCTCTTGTCTTAATGAATTTGACAGAACTCCTGCCTGGTTTGCAAAATAAAATGCAATTAAAGGTTTGTTCATGGTAAATTCTTAATCGTGTACATTATTTCCTGTCAATCAGTTGCACTTCAATTAGTATATATTAGTATATCATGTTTTTTCTGTTATTTCACCATTAATATTCGAATAGAAGTGTTTCTTATGTTTATTTTTTGACTAAATCTAAGACAGTTTCTGTCTTCGAATGGTTGCAGGATCTGGGATGGAATGAAAGACCTAATATCGTGCAGGTTGCAGTGACAGGACGTAATATAGTTCAAAGATGGAATTGAAGACTTGGTACTTTGCCTGTGTAACGTGGTTGTTATTGCTCACTGAGAGGTAGACGGCATGCTTCAaagtttttctatttcttttttccaGTTTTGGACTATGTTTTTAGTGATCTTTAAGATGTGTTATGGTATACTTATAGGGATGCAAGTGGGTATCTAATAGGTAGTTTGATATTTTAAGAGTTTACATCGACATGACATCTGTAAGATGTAACAGACAGATAAAGACACCTCATTATCCGAAATAATAGGTCGTAAAAGGGAACACGGAATACCATaggatgttttcttttgttcttctcAAGAAAGCGATCGATCGAGAGGGAGCCAGCATGCTGATCATGTGGCTAAGCGCACGGAAGATTTGCTGTAGCCTGCAGGTCCACACTTCCGCGAGTTAATACTACATTGCTACCGAATATCGTTAACAATTGGGGGAGTACTGATCACTGCGTTTAAACGGATTAATTGGGCAGCCATGCATCCAGGACTTTAGGGTTTATGAGCAGCAGTACACCAGAGACCTTTAGCAGACTAGTTGAGTAGTATCAGTTTGGCAAAGGTAGCTAGGTGCTAGGAGTATACAAATATCTTGCAGCATGAACACTACTTGTGCTGAATTATTTGTGCGAGTCAAGCCAATGTTCATGAACGTGCCATGAAGGTTTGGTTGCTACTGTTTTCTGCTGCAAGATATGAAGGATCGATGGGGTTTCAGTTTGACCATCCGTTTTCAGCTCCAAATCAGCTGGGAGCATGCGCATGCACACAAGAAAAGCATGACAACCACATTTTGTTTTCGTTCGATCACTCCTTGTTGAATTTGTAGCTGAAGAAGCTTGGAAGAAACAAGAACTGCAACATGGCAAGATAAGACATAAACTGTACTGTACATGTGCACAATCTTGAGGGCAAGAAACAACCAATTCAAATTGTGTGTCTTTTATccaatcctctctctctctctctctcctcgtgtatttttcgtatttttttggAGGAAGGTGTGCTTTTCATATTGATCAGCTAGACTTTCTGAGAAACCTTGTATTTATCACACATTCATTCATTTTCAATCCAAACCGTGCGTCTGCCAAATTCCAAATTCTCCTATTCCTTTTCTGTACATCGCTGCGCCAAGCAAGGACTCTGAATCAACTTAATGGGCTGCTGAGATTACACTGACATCGATTTTCTTCCgtacatatttaaaaaaaattagcacgGTGtgcttttcataaaaaaaaaacagcacgGTGTGCTACACTGGTACCTTGAGTAGTGACGCACACGAGATCACCAAATGCGCACACCATTTGCCGATATTTTATCCATTTCTACCTTTTTTCTGATGGGTTTCTTTCCCGAGACCCTTCTGAAAGCAAGGGAGGAGGTTTGGTTGGAGGGGCCATCAGAGGTAGCCCAAACACCTGAGCAAACTCGCAGCAGCCAATGGCGACGCCTCCCGGGCGAGAGACGTGAGGACATGAGATTTTGGCTGATGGATAGTCAGATGCATCATCGCAGCCTCCATTCTGACCTTGGCATCTTGCATGTCACCTATCTCTCATCGACACTTCTCCTTCCTTGAGTTGAACCAGACATTTTCCTTGTGATGGATGCCAGTTTTGACATACGTATGGGTTGGGTTATCAGGTTAAGGTTTTTGCCGGCTTCATGTCTGACTTTGCAAATGCTAGAGGCCAAACCGCTAGTCTTGGAGTGTTATTTTCAAGACAGGTATTTGACCACGATTGCATGTGTGCTACATGTCGTGTACGCGAAAACTACGGTTGCATTTGCAAAGCCTGTGCCACAAGGATATGCCTGACCAACAGTGGAGTAGCAAAATTCCCTAGTCTGATACTCTGATATTAGGGAACACTTTTCAGTTCACTGTATGAAAGAAATGTCGGAATTTATTCAGAATTGTCAGGCTAGGTTCAGAATGAATTCACCAACATGGCATTGGTTCATTCATTCCTGGTAAGTTTCTAGAATTGGGGACATGTTTAATTTCCTAAGCTAGGTGTTAATTGGCACAAGGTTTTGCATTTGACCAAGATAAGAAGATTGCACCAACTGCTCCAGAAATGAGCGGAGGTGTCTGAAAACACAAGTTTCTGAACACGTTCTAACAGCTGGCTGTACACTGCATATGTGAGTATGCAGAATTCTCAGTAGCCATCAGAAGAATGGAAGGAGCTGGATTGAAGCATATATAAACACCTGCAGCTATTTACATTGACCAAACAAAGCTCTTAGGACAGACGTCTCACTCTGACCATCCAATGAACCATAAACAAACACTTGAACAAGAACTAATATATCCAGTATGGTGCAACCATGCTCTACTGCGCATATTAAATTTAATCAATAGGATGTTCACAGATCAAAACAtattggtagctcaagagcaaACATCCTATTCTCAGCAGATCTCCCCATCGACAAGTTACACCTATTTAGCTGCACCAATTAAACAAAACGATTGATGTATCAGAACAGTATTTTTTAGACGAAGAAAAACTTGAGGAGATCCAAATATGCACAACTTATTGAATTCTCTGTTGACTAATTATGCCATTCTGTCATCCCCCTTGATAGGGAACAAGAAGTCAAATTGTTAAGCAGTTCTACTTGATAGCCTCGACACTTCATCTTGGTCCAATAAGAAAAAGAACAGGATAATCTGGTATAACAGCTTTTGAAGCATGTCAGAATTATGTCAATGTTCTATTATACAACTTCCTCGTGCCTTTTCTTCTGACATCATAGGACATCAGGCTCTCAATTTCATTGAATTCCGTCTACTCCAACACCCCCGAATAAACAACTTAACTAGGCACAAAAGATTGTTCTTAAACTGCATAGATGTATATTTATAAGACACAGAAGACACGCGAGATCGAATGCAATTTCAAATAGCCGCTTCACCTCTTACAGACGGTTGCATACCAGCGACCCCCGTTCCCAACAGACAAGAAGTGCGAGTTTGTCACGCCATTTCCATGACAGCTACTTCTACTTGCTACCTAATACCAGTGTTCTGTTAAGACGTGCTGCTATTTGCTCAACAATGGAAAACCTTGTTTGCTGGCATGCCCATATCTGGGAATAAATCACTCACTCAAGTCAGCAAGCAATCTCCGTAGAAAATAAATCACTCACTCATACTAACAGAAACATGGATCACTGCACAGACCATATGTATGAATTTGAGGTaatcatgcattcatgctgcGGAAAAAACATCCAAAGGTGTTACATGCATGTTCGCAACCATACAAAGTCAAAACTACGGAGTTTCGTACATGAAGTAATTCATAAACTGGGGGGAAAGGAGAGCAGTATGCTTAAGGAAAAAAACATGCACGCACATCGAACTATACATCAATTGCTCTTTCGGTAACACACAATATAATTAGCCAACTCATATGCTTAAGGAAAAAAACATGCACGCACATCGAACTATACATCAATTGCTCTTTCGGTAACACACAATATAATTAGCCAACTCAACTCAAGCGCCTACTTCCGATTGAATACTTTCTCCTATTCTTGCTGCTGATGATCATGCCAGCTTAGAACAAGAATGTGCCCCCAGTACAGACCACGGACTGCATGACACAACTGATACTTCAATAGCCTGCGGTAGTGGAACCAGATCCAGTAGTCCGGGATGAACGAGAAGAGCA
This genomic interval carries:
- the LOC133885390 gene encoding membrane-bound O-acyltransferase GUP1; this translates as MGGVPWKRVELAVLLLYALVFYLVVIRRSLRLSHDYAGRLYGLRAGSLAGHLNDVSDPQWRNFRGNLPILTVVMGAFLILVNTLRYCYGLKGRGTALLWLILSLSYLCYLHGACVAFILLISWINYSIVKLFARYKYCTGLIWSFNLSVLILNRVYEGYSFSYFGQKLAFLDNYRGTFRWHICFNFVVLRMISFGCDYCWAIHSSHFDHKKHMQRCQVCNSGKICYIALQEKGLSVDRYTFLTYLCYLTYAPLYIAGPIVGYNAFAAQLEVAQKNYSFAQISWYGLRWILSFLLMESMTHFFHYNAFVVSRLWQQLSPFEIFIISYGVLNFMWLKFFLIWRYFRFFSLVGGVETPENMPRCINNCHDLESFWKSWHASFNRWLVRYLYIPLGGSQRKLLSIWVIFTFVAVWHDLEWRLVSWAWLTCLFFIPEILVKSLSNKFKARSSLEMFVHREFRAIAGAVTISCLMVANLVGYVVGPSGIKILISQMLGDDALPVLAFIFTSFYVGVKLMFHVRDASKNQG